A window from Mycteria americana isolate JAX WOST 10 ecotype Jacksonville Zoo and Gardens unplaced genomic scaffold, USCA_MyAme_1.0 Scaffold_43, whole genome shotgun sequence encodes these proteins:
- the SLC8A2 gene encoding sodium/calcium exchanger 2 isoform X2, which translates to MMYMFLGVSIIADRFMASIEVITSKEKEITITKANGETSIGTVRIWNETVSNLTLMALGSSAPEILLSVIEVCGHNFQAGELGPGTIVGSAAFNMFVVIAVCVYVIPSGESRKIKHLRVFFVTASWSIFAYIWLYLILAVISPGVVQVWEALLTLVFFPVCVVFAWAADKRLLFYKYVYKRYRADPRSGIIIGTEGELPKGIEMDGGFPVPERREAEGTGVTASPALPAPTPEEKELDESRREVIQILKDLKQKHPEKELEQLVEMANYYALLHQQKSRAFYRIQATRMMTGAGNILKKHVAEFSKRSSTLLEVPSDAEEETCSRIFFEPCLYHCLENCGSVTLSVACQQGAEANHTFYVDYKTEDGSAKAGSDYEYSEGTLIFKPGETQKELKIGIIDDDIFEEDEHFFVRLLNLRVGDAEGMFEADSAEHPKGRLVAPLVATVTILDDDHAGIFTFQDRLLHVSECQGTVEVKVVRSSGARGTVLLPYRTVEGTARGGGVHYEDACGELEFRNDETAKTLQVKIVDDEEYEKKDNFFIELGQPRWLKRGISGTGGAGRGRAGQPGAGVLGGAEPRQPLTASLSPLRTDGDRKLSAEEEEARRIAEMGKPVLGENCKLEVIIEESYDFKNTVDKLIKKTNLAMVIGTHSWREQFLEAITVSAGEEEEEEDGREERLPSCFDYVMHFLTVFWKVLFACVPPTEYCNGWACFGVSILLIGVLTALIGDLAAHFGCTVGLKDSVNAVVFVALGTSIPDTFASKVAALQDQCADASIGNVTGSNAVNVFLGLGVAWSVAAIYWAAQGRDFEVQTGTLAFSVTLFTIFAFVCISVLMYRRRPHIGGELGGPRTPKLLTAGLFLGLWLLYILFASLEAYCHIKGF; encoded by the exons ATGATGTACATGTTCCTGGGCGTCTCCATCATCGCCGACCGCTTCATGGCCTCCATCGAGGTCATCACCTCCAAGGAGAAGGAGATCACCATCACCAAGGCCAACGGGGAGACCAGCATCGGCACCGTCCGCATCTGGAACGAGACGGTCTCCAACCTCACGCTGATGGCGCTGGGCTCCTCGGCCCCCGAGATCCTCCTCTCCGTCATCGAGGTCTGCGGGCACAACTTCCAAGCGGGCGAGCTGGGACCCGGCACCATCGTGGGCAGCGCGGCCTTCAACATGTTCGTGGTCATCGCCGTCTGCGTCTACGTCATCCCCAGCGGCGAGAGCCGCAAGATCAAGCACTTGAGGGTCTTCTTCGTCACGGCCTCCTGGAGCATCTTCGCCTACATCTGGCTCTACCTGATCCTGGCCGTCATCTCCCCCGGGGTGGTGCAGGTCTGGGAAGCCCTCCTCACCCTCGTCTTCTTCCCCGTCTGCGTGGTCTTCGCCTGGGCCGCCGACAAGCGGCTCCTCTTCTACAAGTACGTCTACAAGCGCTACCGCGCCGACCCCCGCAGCGGCATCATCATCGGCACGGAGGGCGAGCTCCCCAAGGGCATCGAGATGGACGGCGGCTTCCCGGTCCCCGAACGCCGCGAGGCCGAAGGCACCGGCGTCACCGCGtcgcccgccctgcccgctcccacgccggaggagaaggagctggacGAGAGCCGCCGGGAAGTCATCCAGATCTTGAAGGACCTCAAGCAGAAGCATCCCgagaaggagctggagcagctggtggAGATGGCCAACTACTACGCCCTGCTCCACCAGCAGAAGAGCCGGGCTTTCTACCGCATCCAGGCCACCCGCATGATGACCGGCGCCGGCAACATCCTCAAGAAGCACGTGGCCGAGTTCTCCAAGAGGTCCTCCACCCTCCTGGAGGTGCCCTCGGACGCCGAGGAGGAGACCTGCAGCCGCATCTTCTTCGAGCCTTGCCTGTACCACTGCCTGGAGAACTGCGGCTCGGTGACGCTCTCGGTGGCTTGCCAACAGGGTGCCGAAGCCAACCACACCTTCTACGTGGACTACAAGACGGAGGACGGCTCGGCCAAGGCGGGCTCCGACTACGAGTACAGCGAGGGGACGCTGATCTTCAAGCCGGGGGAGACCCAGAAGGAGCTGAAGATCGGCATCATCGACGACGACATCTTCGAGGAGGACGAGCACTTCTTCGTCCGCCTCCTCAACCTCCGGGTGGGCGACGCCGAGGGGATGTTCGAAGCCGATTCGGCCGAGCACCCCAAGGGACGGTTGGTGGCTCCTTTGGTGGCCACCGTCACCATCTTGGACGACGACCACGCCGGCATCTTCACCTTCCAGGACCGGCTGCTGCACGTCAGCGAGTGCCAGGGGACGGTGGAGGTGAAGGTGGTCCGCAGCTCCGGCGCCCGCGGCACCGTCCTCCTGCCCTACCGCACCGTGGAGGGGacggcccgcggcggcggcgtcCACTACGAGGACGCCTGCGGGGAGCTGGAGTTCAGGAACGACGAGACCGC gaAGACGCTGCAGGTGAAGATCGTGGACGACGAGGAGTACGAGAAGAAGGACAACTTCTTCATCGAGCTGGGGCAGCCGCGCTGGCTCAAACGCGGCATCTCGGGtacgggcggggccgggcggggccgggcggggcagCCGGGCGCCGGGGTTctcgggggggctgagccccggcagCCTCTCaccgcctccctctcccctctccgcA CAGACGGTGACCGGAAGCTCtccgcggaggaggaggaggctcggCGCATCGCCGAGATGGGCAAACCCGTCCTGGGGGAGAACTGCAAGCTGGAGGTCATCATCGAGGAGTCCTACGACTTCAAG aACACGGTGGACAAGCTCATCAAGAAGACCAACCTGGCCATGGTGATCGGGACACACTCCTGGCGGGAGCAGTTCCTGGAAGCCATCACCGTCAGCGCAG gcgaggaggaggaggaggaggacgggcgGGAGGAGCGGCTGCCCTCCTGCTTCGACTACGTCATGCACTTCCTGACGGTCTTCTGGAAGGTTCTCTTCGCCTGCGTGCCCCCCACCGAGTACTGCAACGGCTGGGCCTGCTTCGGCGTCTCCATCCTCCTCATCGGCGTCCTCACCGCCCTCATCGGCGACCTGGCCGCCCACTTCGGCTGCACCGTCGGCCTCAAGGACTCCGTCAACGCCGTCGTCTTCGTGGCTCTCGGCACCTCCATCCCCG ACACCTTCGCCAGCAAGGTGGCCGCGCTGCAGGACCAGTGCGCGGACGCCTCCATCGGCAACGTGACGGGCTCCAACGCCGTCAACGTCTTCCTGGGGCTCGGCGTCGCCTGGTCGGTGGCCGCCATTTACTGGGCGGCGCAGGGCCGGGACTTCGAGGTGCAGACGGGGACCTTGGCCTTCTCCGTCACCCTCTTCACCATCTTCGCCTTCGTCTGCATCAGCGTCCTCATGTACCGCCGCCGGCCCCACATCGGGGGCGAGCTGGGGGGGCCCCGCACCCCCAAACTCCTCACCGCCGGCCTCTTCCTCGGCCTCTGGCTCCTCTACATCCTCTTCGCCAGCCTGGAAGCCTACTGCCACATCAAGGGCTTCTGA